In Coffea arabica cultivar ET-39 chromosome 9e, Coffea Arabica ET-39 HiFi, whole genome shotgun sequence, the genomic window gtaatttcaaaaaacttctcaaaaattttaaactatacacttcaaaatattcaaaaaaaaaaaacatatttcaaaaaaaaattttaaaaacttttacagTAAACTGCAGTAAACTTTTAAACAAAtatccaaaaaactcacttgccaaacgggGTCAATAGTTTAGCCGAGCCACTATTCTGTTCGAGATTAACAACATTGCTTTCCATGATGCAAAAGCAAATCCTAAATCTCCAAAAGCGGTAGCATCAAATATAGCATAATGTTAGTGTTTAGCTTAGCCATTTTACAGACAAGAACGCATTTTCAATGTCCAAGCGAACATCTGTAGCCTATCCAAATCCAACAAGGGTTATAATTCCTCCCAAGTAGAGcagcaaacgagccgagtcgagttgagttgaattttgacctaatcgagccgagccttaatttatttttattgaactcgaactcgaactcgagctcgagctcgactagCTGACAATTTAAAACTCGAGTCGAGTTTGagctcgaaaaaataaaaaataattattttatttaaaaaataaataaataaaataatattttttcttaataaataataaaatattaagaatatatatgtaattttactaataaaataaaaaaaaaatatatatatatatatactcaaccTCACGAGCCGGCTCGTGAGCTAACGAATTTAATATTTTGAGCGCGAGCAGCTCGATTTATTTGCAGCCCTGCTCCCAAGCAATCCCATTTCTGCTGTTCCTTTTTTTCCTCTCGTTTTCTCTTGAATCCTTCTCTTGTCTTTCTTCCATCCAAACCAGCCATGCATGTATTTGTGAGTAGGAGTGTTGGTCTAAAATTGCATAATGCAATCCCAGCTTAGCGCTTCAGTTAACAATATTATAGAAAAGCCTCTTGGCATCGTGCTCGTGTAATTATGTGGCCGGGTTGGGACTTGCAACATGGGGCCTCCGTAACCGACATAAAGACCCAGGTTCAACGTAAGTTCACCTTGATAAACCAACTTTGATTCCTTATCCTGGTTTACTTGGTTTTAAAGCCCTTTGTTTCGAATGGCCCATAGTTTTCGTAAATTTGTCTAATTTTCCTAGCCAAACTTTTTACAGAGATGCTACAGTCCTTTCTCAATTATTGTGCTTTGAATGTGGCCATGGTTGGAAATGAATAAAACGAAAACAAAGTCTATTGTCAAGAAATCCTGGTTGATAGATAACTTGCAAGTCTTTGCTAGGTCGAGGGCTTGTACTTTGCTCAGGTTATCTTGCATGAGATAACCATTGTTATTTTAGTCCAAGGGGAGACTCTTACCTTTATAAtgggagaaaagagaaagggGAAGATTGAAAGGTCGaatcagaaaattcatgatTACTGGACTAATGTTTCTATCAATTAAATTAAATCTTGGAGATAAATGACATTTCTCTCTTCTAATGTTTTCTCAACCATGACAtttgaaggaaaaaaacaaagaaatattAATTGCACTCCATTTATTTCATAATGGCTCCCTTGCTATCTTTTTTATTATATACTCCAAGGAATGAAAATTATATAATGAAAATGATTGTAGAACtgctattataaaaaaaatgaaatgcgatcggatttgtttggattgaggattatttgccaaaatttatttgcttacatcatcattacaatttccaacacgcctttttatctttccaattacttttttatctcacatacatcacatcacaaaaagtgctacagtaaaaatatttcaaataatttacaatccaaaccgAGCAGGCCAAGAACAAACCAATAAACTTCTTTAGTATCATTTTCGTTTCTATATAGTGCGTTTTATTGCAAATGCTTTGTATTAAGGTACCGAGTACCATTTTTTTGCTTAACATGATTGTCCTAATTTCTTTAGTCATATAAAGTCTAGTGTTGTTAAACTCAAACTAGAGCTACTGATTCGGTCAGTTGAACCGACAATGCCACCACTCCGGGTTGTTGCTAAAACCCGGAAGGTAAATGACTCGATCAAAACTCCGGTTGAACTCTCActctttgctctttttttttcccccgtCAACTTGCCTGATTGCCATCACCAATCTACCATGGCTGCCAGGCTCTTAACAGCTTTAAAATCAAGttttggagaaaaagaaaagaaaagaaaagaaaagaagggaggATAGAGAGAGAGGATTCACATGCTTGTGTGTTTGTGTGAGCCTTGAATGAATGAAAGTCAAATATGAAACAACAGTGATGGGCCTAATGGCTGAGAAAGTATAAGGAAGGGATCAGGTTTATCTTATTCAATTTGCTTTTACTATCTTAATACTTTTTGATATTCTATTATGATCCTTTAGTTTTAGGAAACTGTAAATCCACCCATTGACATTTCTCTGTTATAAACTCATTAAATATTCCAACTTAAGGGAATTTTttcatattattttattttacatataattgAGATATAATTATGGCATTATTATTACGTCATTTggttctttgattttttttttatcctaatTCAACCATTGACCCCTAACCCTTGAATTTGATTGAGTCGTTACTTGATGcgagtttcaaaacattggtATAAATGAAATTCGCCTGTAAGTCTACTTAAATGACTCAAACTTTTTGCTTGAACCTGAAATGAACTGCAATAAATAGTCTTAATTGATATCCCACACACATCTCCTATAGCCATGGAACTGATTCAAAAGCAATTGCGAAACCCTCTCCCTTTCATGATATACAGTTGATTTGCATATCATATGTGGAAATGAATCCCACGATTTTGTTCTCTAGAAACGGAAATAATTCGTCCAAAAATTTGTCTAACTAATGTTCTATCTCTTATTCTGTCACTAGTACGTATATCTTTTAACGAGTCAAAAAATGACATTGGCAAGTACACGTGGAAGTAGCGTCCATTACCAGAAGTCCAGAAGTTGAAGCTAAATTGGCCAGAAACTGCTGAACTGATATGCACGTAAGGAGCCAACAGCCTCTTGGGCTGTTGGTTAAAGTCTTGGTTTGCCTTCCATCATACTTGTCACTTAATTGTGGCTGTCACCTTCGGGTGGCTTCTCTCGACAGGATTTTTCATCGACTATACTTCCATAAATTAGGTTAGAGTAGATTATACAACTGTTATATAACTGTTAGCATCGATTATactccccctccccctttccCATCATACTCCCCCTTCCCCTAGATCATCTAAGTGTTAGTGCCATGTACATCTTTGTTGATGAAAGTTCAAATGCAACTCTaagaaaattttaatcaaagccCAGAAAAGGAAAACGAGTAGCATGTACGAGAGGCCACTTTGGATTTTGCATTATGTGTAAATTCTGTGTACTTTCTGCTGCAAAAACTAATTAAGGGACTCTTTGATAAATCGGTACGAGGGATAGGAACGAGGGCTAGAGTTAATGATACTCATATTTATTGTTTGATAAATCACTAGATAAATTATTTGATGGGAATGAAAGTATTAGGTCTTATCTTTTATCATTCCCCACGTATGACTTGGGTTTCAATTCAATTAATTCTTTAATATAATGGAACTCATCCCACTTCCAAACCACACCCATAAGAGGGAATTATTATAACGTATAGTAGGGTCTAGGGATGCAAACCAGCCGAATCTTGACATAATTTTAcaaagttcgagctcgagcttgagttGCTCAAAatgtcaaactcgagctcgagtttaaaaaaataaaataaaataattattttatttttaaaaataaataaaataattatttttcttaataaataataaaatattagagatgtttatgtaattttactattaaaataataaaataatatatatataatcgagttCGAGCCAGCTCGCGAACTAACGAGTTTAGTATTTTTGAACTCGAATTCGACTTGGTCAACTCGATCTCGACTCGAGATCGATGTTGACTGAGTTCGACTCGAGTTTGGACTCGAGCCGCTTGCGAGCGGTTCGATTCGTTTGTAGCTTTAGTAGGGTCTATAATTCTAATTTCAATTATGATACCAAATCTAGAATCCGAACCAAAAAACTTCTAAATCTTATATATTATGAGTGTTATAAGGATGTGGTAACAATATATTTTAAGAAAGAAGGAAATGATAATAATGTAAATGAACCTTTTTTATGCATCATCTAATTTACACTGTACTTAAATATTACTTtcaggaaaaaaattttaaggccTTTTAACCCAAAAACGTAATATTAGTCTCTACCAACTTGAGTGTGCGCATTGCTCTTACATTTACATCCTGCGGTTTGAATTGTACGTTGTCGGCCGAACAACTTGAATAAATGCATGTTTATGCTGCCAAATAAAGCTTCTGTCATTGCCACTTTCTTGGCTTTGCCAGTGATGAATCAAGGCCCCAACCTTGCAATAAAGATAGTGCAATACACCACTATGCATGGTGATTCGATTCATGGTCGTGTCAGTTCCATCATGTTAGAACACTCTTGGATAAAATGACCTATCACCCAAATTTAGTCACAACAAAAATAGCATTTATGGAGACAAAAATTATTCGTGATATTTTGTAGTCTTTAATTAGTCTAGGTGGTTGTAAATTCGaagattttcttttaaaaaaatttattcaaacaCCAGAAATACCAGGCATGACAgctattattaatttatatttgGCTTATTTACATGAAAATGGAATGAAAAATCTTAAAAACATCTTCACTGCACTTGGGCTACTGCTTAACAATTAATTAAGAGGTTGACTAACTAGTTTTCAAATCTAAATTTGTTGGTTGAATTTAAGGAGAAATCGTTCAAAAAGTTCGTCACATTTcgccaaatgaattttttcgtcttcactttttaaatattaattttatgtcccttacaaatttaAATTAGTAAACTTTGGTCTCAACCTAAATTTTTGACTATTTTTTAACCGGAAATTACTGCATAATCCACATACAATCATTTTTTATGTACAAAAAAGTTAGATTCTACTTTTTTAGTAGCAAAAATAAATATCGATTGTGCGTCAGATGccatttttttaaagaaaaaatgaataCGGTTCAAGTCagatcctttttttttaggAGTAAACGTAAATATGGATCAAGTCATTTATTTAACTATAAATAAAATCTAACCatttttgcccttaaaaaatgacCATGGGTGGGTCTCTTAATGGATTTAGGATAAAAGTGGTCGAAAATCTAAATTAGAACTAAATTTTATCGACTTGATTTTATAAGGGACgtaaatttttcattttaaaagtgaagaatgaaaaaattcatttgatgaAATGCGAGAGacattttaaactatttttcctaaatttaACACACATATTTGCTTAAATAAAACCGTTAAAAGTACCCCCGTCAATTGTAACGTGTCTTCTCAAGTATCATGTGCCTGTTGTGTTGGACTCTACGTATGTATCTATAAATTCAATTCGTCCCTATactatcttatatatatatattattttttttaattttgtcacTTCGTAGAGGTAGTTTGCCTTTGATTGAATAGGACATCATGCATGACATAGTGCTTCGAAGTCTTTacaaaacttttatgttttcatCAATAGAAAGCTCTCCCTCTTAGGGTTCTTAGGGTAGTTGCGTTCGTAAAGTTCTCTACCCACACCAACTCAGGCATACTTGCTTTAAACCTCTAATAAATAGTCGTCTGCAGGACACAGGTCAAGTACTCGTCgaagaaatggaaaatttttataGAGTATATGCttaccattttttctttttaggtaaACTGTTAACTTCTAATGAATGTTATAGCAGGAACAGGTCTCTAGTAGAACCAAGCTACTACTTACCAATCTGTAATCAACAAACACAAATTCAACTAGCCAAAACTGAGCAAGTAGACtaaatttacaatttcataGTATACTTATCATCTGTAACAGAAGATTTACAGGTTTGATttcatttctttgaaaaaccaaaaaaaatttaaaatattttggggtTCCCAAATTCAGAAAAAAAGACATGGATGTGCAAACTTCAACCCGAAAacggaaagaaagaatgaaaataTGAATCTAATTATGGTCTTCTATTCCTCTGCCATTTGCATGAGAGAGCGATCGAGACCCTATCTACCCATTCATTGCATTATATATACTGCAATCAAAACTCCATGGCCAGTTGAGTATGAGTTGGTGAGTAAATGATCAACGAACATTGACAGTTATTGAATTGCCGGCAACTATGCTGAATTAATGTCTTCTCTTTAGCTTTCCTTTTCATTTACTcagatatttttttttggatttatcATATACATCTAGCTGTTTTAGTCGTTGGTTATTGATTGGTATAGGGACTCAttcatttcttcccttttccatCGAAAATTACCTTAGAAAGATAATCATATCCATGTACAACTTAGCAGTGAGCCACTAGCTAGTTCCCTTGATCatgaattcattttttttaaaaaaagcatACAAAAGCAAAGTGGTACTTTTTCCCAAGCATCATTGTGTTCACGTACGAAGTTCTTGCAATCAAGATATATGTACAATTTCGTCTTAATTTTATGTTGTAATAGTTTTGTTAGTGCAGATAATGAAAACGAAAGCCGTTTGGACATGTAAAGAAGTTGGGTACGTAGTATAATAATTGTGTCTTATTTTGTGGCTTGCTAATAGAATTCCAAACTAGCTAGGTATGGTTGGAAGAAGGGTCAAAATTTCTCAGTAGCGCTACTTTTGAGTAGAAAACCTCAAAACTTCAATAACTTATTGCAGCATGTGATTTATTCTTGGAGAACAGGAAAAGGAGACTCATCCATAATTTCAAGAACAGACAATCTCTGTGTTCAGAACTTCAAATTATGCCTATCCTATTCATTTTTTGTCGGCCATAGTGATCAAAATGGCTTCGGTTAAATTCCAAGCTAGCTAGCAACTTGTGTGCGTTAATTAGGTGAAAGTAGTATTACTAATTAGTGAAGACACAAATTGAGTAGGTCTTTTTTGAGCTTTGAACAAATAATTAGGGCATTTGGTGTTTATAATTGAAAATGATACTATGACTTTTCATACAAATCATTTTGTCGTCAACCAGGTGCAACAACTCAAGTACTTGCTACTTAATAGGGCCCGAATCATGTGATATCAATTCCCTTGTAGTACAAGAGGATTTAAGAGCCTGAATGATTGggtgagaattgcaaaccaccattttttttttttttttttttagaatttgaACATAAAACCTCTTATTTACAATTTCTCCTATCTTATCACCTAACTTCACTCGCAAACTGCAAAACGACCTTGATGGCCAAAAATTGACGATATGGCATTTCCAAACTTAACCGATCAAGCCTACATAGAGGGTGAAAAGacattaatgagtgtgtttggattgacatgatttgaaaaaaataatttgcttcacaaatctcaatcacctttttatctcacatatatcgcatcacaaaaaatgctacaataattatctcaaataaactcctatccaaacaaactcatgcATTTATTGCTTTTTGTTCAGTTTTTCTTGTCCGTTAATTTGGAACGAAAATGGTAAGTTCCATCAGtaaaagtttattttttttttgtaaaaaaaatgccaaaaaaggAAATGGATGCGGGTAATAGAAATTACTTTGCTTACATTGGCTGGAAAGTACGTCTCTGATGTTATATGCTCAACTTCTTTATAAACCTTTTTAAAGATAATTCTGCCTACTTTCTTAAAATGGAATATTTCTTTCTCAAAGAATGATAGTAGTATTACGTACCACACAGATAATTTCGCCGTGTAATACTTGTAAACCCaattttaattgcttcctttACATGTGTTTTCCATTTAATTTTTGAGGATACTAAACTTGATCTCATCTAAACTATCTTGCTAGTATTTTAAACTCCAATGTCCTAGTGTATTTAATTTCTTAGCATGTGGGATCTATTTAGGTTTAGGCATAATTTAACATTCCATCCCAGATAGTGTAAATGAAAGTTCTAatggttaattccactttgtcccccaaactttggacgattacccacttcagtccctaaacttcaaaatgggacacttaagtccctaaacttataataCTTCCCAATTAAGGAAAATTATTGACAGAATCCtgaatgccgttggtggtcgaagtgtcccattttataagtttagggacttaagtatcccaatttataagttttagggacttaagtgtcccattttgaagtttagagggtacaaagtggaattaacccaagTTCTAACGACATAACAATGGTTATATTGCTCGCAATGGTATAAAACTTTAAACTCACCACTGAGCTTAAACCATGGACATGTGGTAGTTGAAGGAATTGAATTGCTTAGGATTTTGTAGATGTATGATAAGATTAGGAGGAGATGATATGATTAAATATGGAATAGGCCCTCAAATTGAGTAGCTGGAATACTACCCCACCTCATTTATTTTAATCACATGGCATCATTGCtctcaagtctccccttgtctAGCTCAATAATTTCTTCTTAAATCTGTGCTGAACCACAAAGTATTTTTCGTATTTTGACTCAAATTTTGCTATTAAAAAACAATAAACTACGTTATTTATTGCATTTCACTGTGACCTATAAGAAATCCTCCTGTTTACCCTTGATATCGTTAGCTTAATGATCAACTGACATCTAAGCATATCAGCAGTAAAGTAATTTCGTTTTGGTTCCAATTGTACTACTTTTGAATAGTGGGAGGCATAGGAATTCGTACTACTTTTGATATAGTTTTGTCAcatacttttttgtttttaatattTAAGGTGCATGTTCACCAAATACTACTATTAAAGTAGAACATTTACCGTCAcacttttttttaatcaaaggGTCTTTCTAACAGGTGAGCAatcgttaaaatatatttcaggtATCGTATCTTTGGAAATGcaagattaattagaaaaagtaaataaatacaatgGAGGGTAGAaaagattaaatagaaaaaagtatataaatgcaaaggaatgtaataattgttagtatatgtgtgtgtgtgtatatatatatatatatatatatatatatatggtaggTTAGGTGAATTTTAGATGTATTAATGTGTGCCTAAAATGCACTCATTATAAAAACCCtttatcaaaaaataaaaaagtccgAATTATTTGAAATCGACACAATTTTCTGAAAATATAATGCTTCTAGACTtatgggacaattaagagtccAAACATGAAATTCATGTACTCCAAAATTGCTGTAATATAATGCTTCTAGATTTATGGGACAATTAGTAGTCCAATCATGAAATTACTGTACTCCAAAATTGTTGTAGTATTTTTCTAGTGGCCGTTAACACATTTAAAATTCACATAAcctaccatatatatatatttatttactaaTAATTATCACCCTCCCTTGtatttttctatatattttttgcCATTAGTGCAGTTTTTTTCGTCAAGCAAATCGTATCGTATTAGACGATCTCCAACTAATTCATTAATAATATTAGCTTctgttttatcaaaaaaaagaaatcataaTGTTGTTTCCTCCTGTCAGACCAGAACAATCTGTAATACAGTATAGACAATCATTGGCTTCCCTTTTGTTTGCTGATTAAGATTTGTTAGGGACACTGAATCAGCAAATCATTGGCCAGTGTTACTAGCAAATCTGAAGATCTTGGAAAAAGACTTTGTAGTAGCAAATCAGACGTGTTAATCAGGAAagcttttcaattttctctgaaaACCACGTTTAATTAGAGGGTCGTTTTTGGCCAAATCAAACACATGCAAGTTCTCCGTCAGTGCCTCAATCTAATAGTTTTTCTTTCAATAATCGATCACCCTCGAAAACTGATTAGTCACAACAAACATAGGGCTGCAGCGTAATGATTCAACAATTAAACTGACTCATAACGACAAGGAAAGCAGCCTAATGATTCAACCAGCAGGGATTGGAACAAACAACAAAAGGGCTTTGCTAGGTTCAAAAAAAACACACATAGGGTTTGTGTCAACTTGATGTAACTGGTTTGACTGGCAacttgttgctctctctctctctctgtgtcttttttttttttttttgcttctaaaactgactatttttttttaacttgcaccttttttttggttgcttGGAGAACCACAATTGTCCAATTTTAGAGGTTCTAACTGTggctaattttttaaaaatttttgcaaAGTAATAAAGAATATAATTAATCCGACTTCTGGAGATAAATTAAGATTTCAAAACTAAAAGATTTAAGGTTAAAAGAAGTAGTAATAAAAGGGAAGTTTGCTTTGCCGGTTTCCCTTATCTTATCCCAATACATAAAATACAATTAATATCAACACAAAAATGACTGCTTTTTAATTAACGTATCAAGTGGTAAAAGTGTACAGTTTACAACAGCTTGAAATTCTTGTTTATATAGAGTAGACTCAAATTGGTCAgattttgtgatcaaaataagcATATATACTATTTTGACATTCATGACGGAATTCAACTGTCAATTTCCCATTCTTCCAcgtaaccttttttttttttttttttaaggagtaGATCTTATAATTTAAAAGGACAAACTCCCAAACAACACAAGTAATTATTTGGCAAGATTGATTAACAGAGTAACTCAactattcctttttctttcaatcAAATTGGTAAATGTTTAAAAGGTGCATTATTTCTTGGGCTGTAGAAAGGCATATTGATTGCTGCCAAGTGCCAATAGCTCCATTTCCTGTTTCAGTGGTCCTTGAGTTCAAGTCCTACTCCTCCACCAGTACTGGTAGACGAGCAATTTATGAGGGTTCAATGATCTCTCAAGCAGAACTAATATTATATAAATCCCCCCAACCTTCACCACTGCAACCAGCTCACTGCAACTACTGCATTCTATCAGCTTCTTCTGCAAAGCTAGTCGCCATTTCTTTGCAGGACATTTTCCATCCAACAATGAGGCAATCGTTCTCGTTCAGCTCATCCATTTTTGTAGCTTTGCTACTAGTACTGGGTGTTGCCTCAATAACCCCTCGAGCTGATGCCCGAGCATTTTTCATTTTCGGTGACTCCCTAGTTGACAATGGCAACAACAACTATTTGCTCACCAGTGCCCGCGCCGATGCACCGCCCTATGGCATTGACTATCCGACTCACCGCCCGACTGGCCGTTTCTCAAATGGCCTGAATATACCTGATATCATTAGTACGTACTACTTGAGCTTCTACTTGATTGATTATTCACTATTGTATGTCATTCAGAGAGGCACCTCTAAGGTATCGTAAAGAACAAGTATGGTACCTTAGATGTTTAATGGGGTATGAAATTTCCCTTCTTTTGTTAGCAATACTGGCAATTGATGGTACGTTAGAAATTTATTGCATGGTACGTACTAATTACGTACTGTATTACCACTACATATGTTGAATAATGTTGACACATTATGCATATTTAGGTGAGCGAATGGGCATGCAATCCCCGTTGCCGTATTTAGCTCCAGAGAATACGGGGCAGCAGCTGCTTAATGGTGCCAACTTTGCTTCTGCAGGAGTCGGAATCCTTAATGACACTGGCTTTCAATTTGTACGTCTAGTTGTGGGACAAATCAGCTGATTTGgaaccctttctttttcttttttccctctctGGAACTGATAATGTGTATTTACTATGGCTTGGTGTAAAGacaaggaaagaaacaaaattaactacttcTCTGCGTTCTGCAGATGAACATAATCCGCATTACCAAGCAGTTGGAGTATTACCAACAATTCCAGACCCGAGTGGGTAGCCTTATTGGAGAAGCACAGACCACACAACTTATTAATCAAGGACTCGTTCTCATCACTCTTGGTGGTAATGATTTCGTCAACAACTACTATTTGGTGCCCTTTTCAGCACGATCCCGCCAATTTGCCCTGCCTGATTACGTCCGCTATCTCATTTCCGAGTATCGCAAAATTCTGATGGTAACTTCTTTTGCTCTACTTTTGGCAGTTCCCTCTATTTGGGGGCATAATAAGGTTATTTCACAGGGCGGAATGGCAATAGCCCTAGCATTGACTAGAACAATTGAAGCTTCCTGACTTTAGCTAGCTTACTATTGCACCATATTTCAGTAGAATTTAAGTTCATGCAAACGTGAATGTTGTGGCAGTTGTTGAATGGTCATAAAATGCATGCCAAGTTGGTGCAGGCAACTGTGGGACAGAGGCATTTTGATGAGCTTTTACTTGACCATAAAAATTGACCGGTGGATGAGAATTTATATTAAAACTTGAAAGGGCTCTTTCCCTATTCGTAGCAGTACATGCATGTTTCTTATGGGAAACAGGAAAAAGTGACGGAGAGAAAGGCTGGAAATTATGGAGctattattatttgttattgTTCACAAAAGATGGATTGTGGACTCGTATTTTTCTGCACCCCACCTATCAAGATCCAAAATGAATGAATTATGTACTACTAGAATATTATAGTTTGGTTTTCATATTTGAGAGACCCATAAAGCCATTTTAACTTCACCATTGTGCAGAGGCTGTATGAATTGGGATCCAGGAAGGTCATTGTAACAGGTACAGGTCCAATAGGTTGTGTACCAGCTGAATTGGCCCAGAGAAGTAGAAATGGTGAATGCTCAGCTGAATTGCAACATGCTGCTTCTTTGTTCAACCCACAATTGGCACAACTGATAAGTGATATAAACAGTGAACTTGGATCTAATGTGTTTATGGCTGCAAATACCATGGCAATGCACATGGACTTTGTCTCTAATCCTCAGGCATTTGGTAAGTCAAAACTCAATAATATAAGCATTAGTACCTCTCAGTTACATCTTGCAGTACGTGCTTCTCTGGTTCAGGCAACTTTATGAGAGAGTTAAATTCTCAACCACTTGAAATAGAGCCAGCTAATGGTAAACATGATTGCCAAGGCTAAAGAATTGCCAGACATTTATGGCAAGTATGGGAAATAATCGAGGACCACTTGGATAAAATATGGTAGGGAGGTATCACACATTGATGGCAATACTCCTCCTAGCCTTTACGAGATTTACTAAATTGGTCCCTCTTGAGGGTAAAAAAGAAAGGGTGGCCTAAAATCTTGCCCATGGACATTAACTAACACAGTTTGTAGCATTACCTTCTACC contains:
- the LOC140014864 gene encoding GDSL esterase/lipase At5g33370-like; its protein translation is MFKRCIISWAVERHIDCCQVPIAPFPVSVVLEFKSYSSTSTGRRAIYEGSMISQAELILYKSPQPSPLQPAHCNYCILSASSAKLVAISLQDIFHPTMRQSFSFSSSIFVALLLVLGVASITPRADARAFFIFGDSLVDNGNNNYLLTSARADAPPYGIDYPTHRPTGRFSNGLNIPDIISERMGMQSPLPYLAPENTGQQLLNGANFASAGVGILNDTGFQFMNIIRITKQLEYYQQFQTRVGSLIGEAQTTQLINQGLVLITLGGNDFVNNYYLVPFSARSRQFALPDYVRYLISEYRKILMRLYELGSRKVIVTGTGPIGCVPAELAQRSRNGECSAELQHAASLFNPQLAQLISDINSELGSNVFMAANTMAMHMDFVSNPQAFGFVTSKIACCGQGPYNGIGLCTPLSNLCPNRDIYAFWDPFHPSERANRIIVQQIFSGSPQYMQPMNLSAALAMDTSRT